The following proteins come from a genomic window of Sulfitobacter indolifex:
- the ccmI gene encoding c-type cytochrome biogenesis protein CcmI, translated as MIFWFLSGAMALVVGGFLARAAWRGADTPLPPQADYDLKVYRDQLDEVERDVARGVVPEADAARIRTEISRRILATDAGRDTRAQSTSRPAPVVLIASILALGAGSLALYWHLGQPGYGDLALADRIAFAEDMRRNRPNQQSAVESLPASPNTEGLSADYLALIQQLRATIKERPEDVQGQVLLAQNEARIGNFAAAAEAQGNVLRLKGADRTTKDIADYAELLVLAAGGYVSPEAETALREVLNRDEQDGRARYYLGLMMVQTGRPDVGFRIWDALLRRGPADAPWIEPIRVQVPQVAALAGVDYEIPQTGTGAPARGPSAQDIEAASEMDAGDRMEMISGMVAGLSDRLASEGGPPQDWARLITSLGVLGDTDQARAVYDNALEVFSGDNAALDMIRNAGERAGVAG; from the coding sequence ATGATATTTTGGTTTCTCTCTGGCGCAATGGCGCTTGTCGTGGGTGGTTTTCTGGCACGGGCCGCATGGCGCGGTGCGGATACGCCCCTTCCCCCACAGGCGGATTATGATCTTAAGGTCTACCGCGACCAATTGGACGAGGTGGAGCGTGATGTTGCGCGCGGTGTGGTGCCTGAGGCCGATGCCGCGCGCATCCGTACCGAAATCTCGCGCCGGATCCTTGCCACCGACGCCGGGCGCGACACGCGCGCGCAGAGCACGTCGCGCCCCGCGCCCGTCGTCCTGATCGCAAGTATTCTAGCCTTGGGTGCCGGGTCACTGGCGCTGTATTGGCATCTGGGCCAGCCCGGCTATGGCGATCTGGCGCTGGCAGACCGCATTGCCTTTGCCGAGGACATGCGCCGCAACCGTCCCAACCAGCAAAGCGCGGTGGAAAGCCTGCCTGCCAGCCCCAACACCGAAGGGCTGAGCGCCGATTATCTTGCCCTGATCCAACAGCTTCGCGCGACGATCAAAGAACGCCCAGAGGATGTGCAAGGTCAGGTATTGTTGGCCCAGAACGAAGCCCGGATTGGCAATTTCGCCGCCGCAGCCGAGGCGCAGGGCAATGTGCTGCGCCTCAAGGGCGCGGATCGTACCACCAAGGACATCGCCGATTACGCCGAGCTTTTGGTGCTGGCGGCGGGGGGCTATGTCTCTCCCGAGGCGGAAACGGCCCTGCGCGAAGTGCTGAACCGCGATGAGCAGGATGGCCGCGCGCGCTATTACCTTGGGCTGATGATGGTGCAGACCGGGCGACCGGATGTCGGTTTCCGTATCTGGGACGCGCTGTTGCGGCGTGGGCCAGCAGATGCGCCCTGGATCGAGCCGATCCGCGTACAGGTACCACAGGTCGCAGCCCTTGCCGGGGTGGATTACGAGATACCTCAGACAGGCACTGGCGCGCCTGCGCGTGGTCCATCGGCCCAAGACATCGAAGCTGCCTCGGAAATGGACGCAGGTGACCGGATGGAGATGATCAGCGGCATGGTCGCGGGCCTCTCTGACCGTCTGGCCAGCGAAGGCGGCCCGCCGCAGGACTGGGCGCGGCTGATTACGTCGCTCGGCGTTTTGGGCGACACAGATCAGGCCCGCGCAGTCTATGACAATGCGCTTGAGGTCTTCTCGGGCGATAACGCGGCATTGGACATGATCCGTAACGCCGGAGAACGCGCAGGGGTCGCAGGATGA
- the ruvX gene encoding Holliday junction resolvase RuvX, translating to MIFDDTADFLAALPPMQALIGLDLGEKTIGVAVSDSFQSVATPLETVRRKKFGLDAARLAEIIAKRRIGGLVLGLPRNMDGSEGPRCQSTRAFARNFDRLTPLPITYWDERLSTVAAERALLEADTTRKRRAEVIDHVAAGYILQGLLDRLQVMRRD from the coding sequence ATGATCTTTGACGACACCGCTGATTTCCTTGCCGCCCTGCCCCCGATGCAGGCGCTGATCGGGCTCGATCTGGGCGAAAAGACCATTGGCGTCGCGGTGAGTGATAGCTTTCAGTCGGTTGCCACCCCGCTGGAAACAGTGCGGCGCAAGAAGTTTGGGCTGGATGCCGCGCGTCTGGCCGAGATCATCGCCAAGCGTCGCATTGGTGGGCTGGTCTTGGGCCTGCCGCGTAACATGGACGGCTCCGAAGGGCCGCGCTGCCAATCTACCCGCGCCTTTGCCCGCAACTTTGATCGGCTCACCCCGCTGCCGATTACCTATTGGGATGAGCGCCTGTCGACCGTGGCCGCCGAACGCGCGCTTTTGGAGGCCGACACAACCCGCAAACGCCGCGCCGAGGTGATCGACCATGTGGCGGCGGGCTACATCCTTCAGGGGCTTTTGGACCGCTTGCAGGTGATGCGGCGTGACTAA
- a CDS encoding DUF1289 domain-containing protein, with amino-acid sequence MTKKVWQRDEVESPCINICVVHPESRLCTGCLRSIDEIGRWSAMSGEERRAIMEELPQRATAHAKRRGGRAAKLARRRD; translated from the coding sequence GTGACTAAAAAGGTCTGGCAACGCGATGAGGTCGAAAGCCCCTGCATCAACATCTGCGTGGTGCATCCCGAAAGCCGGCTTTGCACCGGTTGCCTACGCTCGATTGATGAAATCGGTCGCTGGTCTGCCATGAGCGGTGAGGAACGTCGCGCGATTATGGAAGAGCTGCCCCAACGCGCCACTGCCCACGCCAAAAGGCGCGGGGGCCGTGCTGCCAAGCTGGCGCGGCGCCGAGACTAG
- a CDS encoding sulfite exporter TauE/SafE family protein: MPELNDLFPMLVLIALIGGFAGVLAGLLGVGGGIVLVPAFFYALQSLGYDGPQLMQICLATSLATIIVTSARSVHAHNKKGAVDWDILRSWAPGIMLGAVLGVLLVSQLRTVTLQAIFGGLALIVGLYLGFGRSEWRLGETMPRGIKRAILSPMVGFLSVLMGIGGGSFGVPLMTLHGRPIHRAVATAAGFGLLIAVPSVIAFLFVDIDQNRPPFTVGAVNLVAFGTVITMTLITAPWGVRLAHAMDPKPLKRIFAVFLVLVAMNMLRKALWG, encoded by the coding sequence ATGCCAGAGTTGAACGATCTTTTTCCGATGCTGGTGCTTATCGCCCTAATCGGAGGGTTTGCCGGTGTTCTGGCAGGGCTGTTGGGCGTGGGCGGGGGGATCGTCTTGGTCCCTGCGTTTTTCTACGCGCTGCAGTCGCTGGGCTATGACGGGCCGCAACTGATGCAGATTTGCTTGGCGACATCGCTGGCGACGATCATCGTCACCTCCGCGCGCTCGGTCCATGCGCATAACAAGAAGGGCGCGGTTGATTGGGACATTCTGCGCAGTTGGGCGCCGGGGATTATGCTTGGGGCTGTTCTGGGCGTGCTGTTGGTGTCGCAATTGCGCACGGTCACGCTTCAGGCAATTTTTGGTGGGCTGGCGTTGATTGTGGGGCTTTACCTTGGCTTCGGGCGCAGTGAATGGCGGCTGGGAGAGACCATGCCGCGCGGCATCAAACGCGCGATCTTGTCGCCGATGGTTGGGTTTTTGTCGGTGCTCATGGGGATCGGCGGCGGCAGCTTTGGCGTCCCGCTGATGACATTGCACGGACGTCCCATTCATCGGGCCGTGGCCACGGCAGCAGGCTTTGGCCTGTTGATCGCTGTGCCCTCGGTCATCGCATTCCTATTTGTTGATATTGATCAAAACCGCCCGCCGTTCACTGTAGGCGCGGTTAATCTGGTGGCCTTTGGGACCGTGATTACTATGACCCTGATCACTGCGCCGTGGGGCGTGCGTTTGGCCCATGCGATGGACCCCAAACCGCTGAAACGAATCTTTGCCGTGTTTCTGGTGCTGGTGGCGATGAACATGTTGAGAAAGGCGCTTTGGGGCTAA
- a CDS encoding multidrug effflux MFS transporter, giving the protein MLRSALILGLLGLVGPFAIDMYLPAMPAIAASYGASETAVQATITAYFIAFGLGQLFYGPWADQAGRKLPIMVGLVLFVVASFGAAFAPTMAALTGWRALQGLGGAVLMVVPRAIIRDQYTGTQATRLMAMLMLVISISPMLAPLAGSAVMALADWRGIFVTLGVLAIAALALTALAQPETLPVKRRVRINPRNLWRGAKVLLSDPIFMGLTFIGGFAMGSFFVFIAFAPFVYTGQYGLGPTGFSLAFAVNAVGFFSASQLAGWLGERWGMRSLVRRGVAGFVFFSAAIFLTALATDPGLYLVMAGLFCANACLGVVVPTVMVVALDDHGDIAGLASSLGGTLQMVAGGLSIALAGPFFDGTVTPMLGAIAACGLVAALLTLVLLRPRPVAEPSV; this is encoded by the coding sequence GTGCTACGTTCAGCGCTCATTCTCGGGTTGCTGGGGCTGGTCGGCCCCTTCGCCATCGACATGTATCTGCCCGCCATGCCCGCCATCGCCGCCAGCTATGGCGCGTCTGAAACGGCAGTTCAGGCAACCATCACCGCTTATTTCATCGCCTTCGGGCTGGGTCAGCTTTTCTACGGTCCTTGGGCCGATCAGGCGGGGCGCAAGCTGCCGATCATGGTGGGGCTGGTGCTCTTCGTGGTCGCCTCATTCGGGGCTGCCTTCGCGCCGACGATGGCGGCATTGACCGGCTGGCGGGCGCTGCAGGGGCTTGGCGGCGCCGTGTTGATGGTGGTGCCGCGGGCGATCATCCGGGACCAATACACCGGCACGCAGGCCACGCGGTTGATGGCGATGCTGATGCTGGTGATCTCAATCTCGCCGATGTTGGCCCCTCTGGCGGGCAGTGCGGTGATGGCACTGGCCGATTGGCGCGGCATCTTCGTGACACTGGGCGTGCTGGCCATCGCCGCGCTGGCGCTGACCGCCCTCGCCCAGCCCGAGACGCTGCCCGTCAAACGCCGTGTGCGGATTAATCCGCGCAACCTTTGGCGCGGGGCGAAAGTGCTGCTGAGCGATCCAATCTTCATGGGGCTGACCTTTATCGGTGGCTTCGCCATGGGATCGTTTTTTGTCTTCATCGCCTTCGCGCCCTTCGTCTATACCGGGCAATACGGGCTGGGGCCGACGGGGTTTTCGCTGGCCTTTGCGGTGAATGCGGTCGGCTTCTTCTCGGCTTCGCAACTGGCGGGATGGCTCGGTGAACGCTGGGGCATGCGCAGCCTCGTTCGGCGCGGGGTGGCGGGCTTCGTCTTCTTCTCCGCGGCGATCTTTCTCACGGCGTTGGCAACCGATCCGGGCCTCTATCTGGTGATGGCGGGGCTGTTCTGCGCCAACGCCTGCCTCGGCGTGGTGGTGCCGACGGTCATGGTCGTGGCGCTGGACGATCACGGCGATATCGCAGGGCTGGCCTCATCACTGGGCGGCACCTTGCAGATGGTGGCGGGGGGTCTTTCCATCGCGCTGGCCGGGCCGTTCTTTGACGGGACTGTCACACCGATGCTGGGGGCCATTGCGGCCTGTGGTCTGGTGGCGGCCCTCCTCACGCTGGTGCTGCTGCGGCCGCGCCCGGTGGCAGAGCCCAGCGTTTAA
- the dusA gene encoding tRNA dihydrouridine(20/20a) synthase DusA, which translates to MMDWTDRHCRYLHRLLSRETLLYTEMVTAPALVRGGALHLLDHDPSEHPVALQLGGSDPTELAQAARLGAEAGYDEINLNCGCPSDRVQSGAFGAVLMQQPGLVADCVDAMRAACDVEVTVKCRIGVDDQAPEEILPEFLARIVAAGCTRVTIHARKAWLQGLSPKENRDIPPLDYDLVHQMKGLFPNLHISVNGGITSLDQAEAFLDAGLDGVMVGRSAYHAPTDILAGADRRIYGQGADSSAEAAVQGMLPYIETHLASGGRLGQITRHMLGLFAGRPGARQWRRILSEGAHKPGAGPELVEAALAEVAAAQENAAAG; encoded by the coding sequence ATGATGGACTGGACCGACCGCCATTGCCGCTATCTCCACCGGCTGCTGAGCCGCGAAACCCTGCTTTATACAGAGATGGTCACCGCCCCCGCTTTGGTACGCGGCGGCGCGCTGCATCTGCTGGATCACGATCCGTCTGAACATCCCGTGGCCCTGCAGCTTGGCGGCTCGGACCCCACAGAACTCGCGCAGGCGGCGCGGTTGGGGGCAGAGGCGGGCTATGATGAGATCAACCTCAACTGCGGCTGCCCGTCTGATCGGGTGCAGTCAGGCGCATTTGGCGCGGTGTTGATGCAGCAGCCGGGGCTGGTGGCGGATTGTGTCGATGCCATGCGCGCAGCTTGCGATGTCGAGGTCACGGTGAAATGCCGCATTGGCGTGGACGATCAGGCCCCTGAGGAAATCCTGCCCGAGTTTTTGGCGCGCATTGTGGCGGCGGGTTGCACCCGCGTTACGATCCATGCGCGCAAAGCGTGGTTGCAGGGGCTGAGCCCCAAGGAGAACCGCGATATCCCGCCGTTGGATTATGATCTCGTGCATCAGATGAAGGGGCTGTTTCCGAACCTGCATATCTCGGTCAATGGCGGGATTACCTCGCTCGATCAGGCCGAAGCCTTTCTTGACGCAGGTTTGGACGGCGTCATGGTGGGGCGCAGCGCTTATCATGCGCCGACCGACATCCTTGCCGGCGCGGATCGGCGCATCTACGGGCAGGGCGCGGACAGCAGTGCTGAGGCAGCGGTGCAGGGGATGTTGCCCTATATCGAGACACATCTGGCGAGCGGTGGGCGTTTGGGGCAGATCACCCGGCATATGCTGGGGCTTTTCGCCGGGCGGCCCGGGGCGCGGCAGTGGCGGCGCATCCTGTCCGAAGGGGCGCATAAGCCCGGCGCAGGGCCGGAATTGGTTGAGGCCGCCTTGGCCGAGGTCGCCGCGGCGCAGGAAAATGCCGCGGCGGGGTAG
- a CDS encoding sensor histidine kinase yields MTKIYSTAHSANATTVPTGNAPARIEPKFVVAFTIGFFILLAVATYQIVTVMVHHGVQRDASRRSLEWAEFAVKQVPEIAALAVGAPIKPENWDAFRDLASFGGVFRFKIFSPEGVLRFESDDPTATGESLGKHNAIAASVVKSGEAYTTVESGHSKPNRPDLYSETYLPVYDGGRLVAIAETYMDQTSKTAAVRVEYAFVGAVMAGMVLLALSVPSAGLWVMFRRLKHNNEQLKHAQIRAMASDKSKSEFISTVSHELRTPLTSIKGSLEMLKSGKIIDLSGAAERLVGMAAKNANILNLLVNDLLDFERIDTGNLEVTKRPSDIVGIVKDEIETMKSYDTEQEVEYFYSGVEGPLVAHVDPDRIAQIVRNLLSNAVKFSPKGGKIVVSVRKEAQSVRVDVADSGCGISKVDCVRIFDKFTQVDSSNTRKHRGTGLGLAISKGIVEAHGGDIGVTSVEGAGSEFFFVVPIGMEDKGVPLQDAA; encoded by the coding sequence ATGACAAAAATTTACAGCACTGCCCATAGCGCTAACGCAACTACGGTCCCTACAGGCAATGCGCCCGCTCGTATTGAGCCCAAATTTGTCGTAGCATTTACTATTGGGTTTTTCATCTTGTTGGCCGTTGCGACCTATCAGATCGTCACCGTTATGGTTCACCATGGGGTGCAACGTGATGCGTCTCGGAGGTCACTCGAGTGGGCGGAATTTGCGGTAAAACAAGTTCCTGAAATAGCTGCCTTGGCTGTCGGGGCGCCGATTAAACCAGAAAATTGGGACGCATTCCGAGATCTCGCCAGCTTTGGCGGAGTCTTTCGATTCAAGATCTTCAGTCCCGAAGGGGTGCTACGCTTCGAATCAGATGATCCTACCGCTACAGGTGAAAGTTTGGGCAAGCATAATGCTATTGCCGCATCCGTTGTGAAATCCGGCGAGGCCTATACTACCGTAGAGAGCGGGCACTCGAAGCCCAATCGGCCTGACTTATATAGCGAAACCTACCTGCCAGTATACGACGGCGGCCGGTTAGTTGCGATCGCTGAGACCTACATGGATCAAACGAGCAAGACAGCGGCCGTGAGAGTTGAATATGCTTTCGTCGGCGCGGTGATGGCCGGCATGGTACTATTAGCACTGTCTGTTCCATCGGCTGGTTTATGGGTTATGTTCCGACGCCTCAAACATAATAATGAACAGTTGAAGCATGCTCAGATACGCGCAATGGCCTCAGACAAGAGCAAGAGCGAATTTATCTCCACGGTCAGCCATGAATTGCGGACGCCTTTGACCTCGATAAAAGGTTCCCTCGAAATGTTAAAATCAGGAAAGATAATTGACTTATCGGGCGCCGCAGAAAGATTGGTGGGGATGGCGGCAAAGAACGCAAATATTCTAAATCTTCTCGTGAATGATCTATTGGACTTTGAGCGGATTGACACCGGAAACCTTGAGGTAACCAAGCGACCATCTGATATTGTCGGCATTGTAAAAGATGAAATTGAGACAATGAAATCTTATGATACAGAACAAGAGGTGGAATATTTCTATTCAGGAGTCGAGGGGCCGCTCGTCGCCCATGTCGATCCCGATAGAATAGCCCAGATTGTCCGAAATTTACTGTCAAACGCAGTCAAATTCTCACCGAAAGGCGGAAAGATTGTCGTTTCTGTTAGAAAGGAAGCCCAGTCGGTGCGGGTTGACGTCGCGGACTCGGGTTGCGGTATCTCAAAAGTAGATTGCGTAAGGATTTTCGATAAGTTTACGCAAGTCGATTCGTCAAACACGCGAAAGCACCGAGGAACAGGATTGGGTTTGGCTATTTCGAAGGGCATTGTTGAGGCCCATGGTGGTGATATCGGCGTTACCAGTGTCGAGGGTGCAGGAAGCGAATTCTTTTTCGTCGTGCCAATTGGCATGGAAGATAAGGGGGTGCCTCTGCAAGACGCCGCCTAA
- a CDS encoding alpha-hydroxy acid oxidase → MPGSDQLPHTLNDYYSRASAGMGPHNRAYFLAGSGDEQTASANEAAFQQAQVMPRMLRDLRGGSTEVSVLGQKLAAPLLIAPFAYQRLLHNEGETATARGAEAQSIKMVLSAQSSEPLDSVRASGPSSDWFQLHWMGSRETTQALAQMALAAGFNRLILTIDAPVQGVRDQEIEAQFQLPPDVSAVNLAQFAPPAFTPRENAQSIIFDHIAETLPTWADVAWLIKTLQVPLLLKGILHPEDAAQAQRIGAAGVIVSNHGGRVLDRAPATLSALPAIVDRVGPDYPVLMDGGIRRGVDILIALALGAKAVLVGRPIACGLAVAGDLGVSHVLRLLRDELEIAMLLSGCATVQDIRRDMVHLKL, encoded by the coding sequence GTGCCTGGTTCAGATCAATTGCCCCACACCTTGAACGACTATTACAGCCGCGCAAGTGCAGGCATGGGTCCGCACAACCGAGCGTATTTTTTGGCCGGTTCTGGCGATGAGCAGACCGCCTCCGCCAATGAAGCCGCTTTTCAGCAGGCTCAGGTCATGCCACGGATGCTGCGCGATCTGCGGGGCGGGTCGACAGAAGTGTCGGTGCTGGGGCAAAAGCTTGCTGCGCCGTTGTTAATTGCGCCCTTTGCCTATCAGCGATTGCTGCATAACGAAGGCGAAACCGCAACGGCCCGCGGGGCCGAGGCCCAGTCGATCAAGATGGTGCTAAGCGCGCAGAGCAGCGAACCGCTTGACAGCGTGCGCGCCAGCGGGCCGAGCAGTGATTGGTTCCAACTGCATTGGATGGGCAGCCGGGAGACCACGCAGGCGCTTGCGCAAATGGCATTGGCCGCGGGTTTCAACAGGTTAATCCTGACCATCGATGCGCCAGTCCAAGGGGTGCGAGACCAGGAAATCGAGGCCCAGTTTCAACTGCCGCCCGATGTCAGCGCTGTCAATCTCGCACAGTTCGCGCCGCCCGCCTTCACGCCGCGTGAAAACGCGCAGTCGATCATTTTCGATCACATCGCCGAAACCTTGCCCACATGGGCTGATGTCGCTTGGCTAATCAAGACGCTACAGGTTCCGCTACTGCTGAAAGGTATCCTGCACCCCGAGGATGCAGCGCAGGCGCAGAGGATCGGGGCGGCGGGCGTAATTGTCTCGAACCACGGGGGCCGGGTGCTGGACCGGGCGCCCGCGACGCTAAGCGCCCTGCCTGCGATCGTCGACAGGGTTGGGCCCGACTACCCCGTGCTGATGGACGGGGGCATCCGGCGCGGGGTCGATATCCTGATTGCGCTGGCCCTCGGGGCGAAGGCCGTTCTGGTCGGGCGTCCGATCGCCTGCGGCTTGGCGGTGGCGGGCGATCTGGGGGTCAGCCACGTGCTGCGCCTGCTGCGTGACGAGTTGGAAATCGCCATGCTGCTAAGCGGTTGTGCGACGGTGCAGGACATTCGCCGCGATATGGTTCACCTGAAGCTGTAG
- a CDS encoding energy transducer TonB — protein MSLTYASRRVRPLFWCAAIVLSGALHAGLPVLLLDHDAVDKRAEPEADGITGAMMFDLSDIIAAPSALQEDSVAQVEAQEAPTVTESPEVLEAAKAAEQPILSQIPYEVEDESLKFGVAAPKPDAETEEVAEEVATEQDPEQIDAESQVGAEDLQASEQSVAGVEAETVAETAKAESEGLTAEQTEEIREWQKSIVLLISGAKTYPAKARSDKIEGEVQVRFTLDRYGAILSAEVAQSSGSDVLDRAAVQTVEKLEKMPTPPNYLTGKEFTLIIPLRYSFR, from the coding sequence ATGAGCCTGACCTACGCGTCACGCCGCGTCAGGCCGCTGTTCTGGTGTGCCGCCATCGTCCTGAGCGGTGCCCTGCATGCCGGCCTTCCTGTCTTGCTGTTAGATCATGATGCAGTAGACAAACGGGCTGAACCAGAGGCCGATGGGATCACCGGGGCCATGATGTTCGACCTGTCGGACATCATCGCGGCCCCTTCGGCCTTGCAAGAAGACAGTGTGGCGCAGGTCGAGGCACAGGAGGCGCCCACCGTAACCGAAAGCCCAGAAGTCTTGGAGGCCGCAAAGGCCGCCGAACAACCGATCCTGAGCCAAATTCCTTATGAGGTCGAAGACGAAAGCCTGAAGTTCGGCGTGGCCGCCCCCAAGCCCGACGCCGAGACGGAGGAGGTGGCCGAGGAAGTCGCCACCGAGCAAGACCCCGAACAGATCGACGCGGAAAGCCAAGTCGGTGCAGAGGATCTGCAAGCCTCTGAGCAGTCTGTGGCAGGGGTCGAGGCCGAGACTGTGGCCGAGACTGCCAAGGCTGAAAGCGAGGGACTGACCGCCGAGCAGACGGAGGAAATCCGCGAATGGCAGAAAAGTATCGTTCTGCTGATCAGCGGCGCAAAAACCTATCCGGCCAAAGCGCGCAGCGACAAGATCGAAGGCGAGGTACAGGTGCGTTTTACGCTGGACCGGTATGGCGCAATTCTCTCGGCGGAAGTCGCGCAAAGCTCCGGCTCGGACGTTCTCGACAGGGCTGCCGTCCAGACTGTGGAGAAGCTGGAAAAGATGCCCACGCCGCCAAACTATCTGACCGGTAAGGAGTTCACCCTCATCATCCCGCTGCGCTACAGCTTCAGGTGA
- the exbD gene encoding TonB system transport protein ExbD, whose translation MGARLRGDDEGDLSENSEINVTPFIDVMLVLLIIFMIAAPLSTVDIPVELPVAVAEAPERPSDPVFVTITEDLSLSVGETATTHDRLYIDIGIATLQKRDTRIYIRADKSVPYGEFMRVMNILRADGFLMVGLVGLNENVEGARDSSMPQTEAAQ comes from the coding sequence ATGGGAGCACGACTGCGCGGTGACGACGAAGGCGACCTCAGCGAAAACAGCGAGATCAACGTCACCCCCTTTATCGACGTCATGCTGGTGCTGCTGATCATCTTTATGATCGCAGCGCCGCTGTCGACGGTCGACATCCCGGTGGAGCTGCCCGTGGCGGTGGCCGAAGCGCCGGAACGGCCCAGTGATCCGGTGTTTGTCACCATCACCGAAGACCTCTCCCTGTCGGTGGGCGAGACGGCCACGACGCATGATAGGCTCTATATCGACATCGGCATTGCCACCTTGCAAAAACGCGACACCCGTATCTACATCCGCGCTGACAAATCTGTGCCCTACGGTGAATTCATGCGGGTGATGAACATCCTGAGGGCTGATGGGTTTCTTATGGTCGGGCTGGTTGGATTAAATGAAAACGTCGAAGGGGCGCGCGACTCCAGCATGCCACAGACGGAGGCAGCGCAATGA
- the exbB gene encoding tonB-system energizer ExbB — MKLSPILTTFTLCVVAAPAVAFDLETLTALLERAEHDEMSPLGMFMAADWVVKGVMLSLLFASALVWVIFVARVLILRWERGALRRRYRALDRAGSLVAAREIFAKRKGVMGQMVRAAERERATTGEGAALKPGIKERAGSEIARIEAGAARRMGHGAGVLAIVGSTAPFVGLFGTVWGIMNSFISISESNTTNLAIVAPGIAEALLATAIGLVAAIPAVIFYNIMARGLGGYKVMLADAGALVERTLSRDLDLAASEAAESRPAFRLGAVSAPAAE; from the coding sequence ATGAAACTTTCCCCGATCCTTACCACCTTCACCCTATGTGTCGTCGCGGCCCCCGCCGTCGCCTTTGATCTCGAGACACTGACCGCACTGCTTGAGCGAGCCGAGCATGACGAGATGTCGCCTTTGGGAATGTTCATGGCGGCCGATTGGGTCGTCAAAGGCGTCATGCTGTCGCTGCTCTTTGCCTCGGCGCTGGTCTGGGTGATCTTCGTCGCACGGGTGCTGATCCTGCGGTGGGAACGCGGGGCACTGCGCCGCCGGTACCGCGCTCTGGACCGGGCAGGGTCGCTCGTCGCGGCCCGCGAAATCTTTGCCAAGCGTAAGGGCGTCATGGGGCAGATGGTGCGGGCCGCCGAACGCGAACGCGCCACCACTGGCGAAGGCGCTGCGCTGAAGCCCGGGATCAAGGAACGCGCCGGTTCGGAAATCGCTCGGATCGAGGCCGGGGCCGCCAGACGCATGGGGCACGGGGCAGGGGTGCTGGCCATCGTCGGCTCGACAGCGCCCTTTGTCGGGCTGTTCGGCACCGTCTGGGGGATCATGAACAGCTTCATCTCGATATCGGAGAGCAATACCACCAATCTGGCCATCGTCGCCCCCGGTATCGCCGAAGCGCTGCTGGCGACGGCCATCGGCCTTGTCGCGGCGATCCCGGCGGTGATCTTCTACAACATCATGGCGCGGGGGCTGGGGGGCTATAAGGTCATGCTGGCAGATGCGGGCGCGCTGGTCGAGCGAACCTTGTCGCGAGATCTGGACCTTGCCGCCTCCGAGGCCGCTGAAAGCCGGCCCGCCTTCCGTCTGGGTGCCGTTTCGGCTCCGGCGGCGGAGTAA
- a CDS encoding Fe2+-dependent dioxygenase, which yields MLITLPSILSKDDVKQVRAHLDAADWQDGSTTAGPQSREVKRNQQLPPTSETAQTLGKFILQKLTADPLFLSAALPARILPPMFNKYEEAETFGAHIDNAIRVNPLTQERLRTDLSMTLFLSEPEDYDGGELVIEDHYGHQTVKLPAGDMILYPATSLHEVTPVTRGARVSSFFWLQSMIRSDANRRILFDLDQSIQSLSNSIGDNDPETVRLTGIYHNLIRTWAET from the coding sequence ATGCTGATCACACTCCCTTCGATCCTGAGCAAAGACGACGTCAAACAGGTCCGCGCGCATCTTGATGCGGCTGACTGGCAGGACGGATCAACCACCGCCGGCCCGCAATCGCGCGAGGTCAAACGCAATCAGCAGCTGCCACCGACCTCAGAGACGGCGCAGACCTTAGGCAAGTTTATCCTGCAAAAGCTTACCGCCGATCCGCTGTTTCTCTCAGCCGCCCTACCGGCGCGTATTCTTCCGCCGATGTTCAACAAATACGAAGAGGCCGAGACCTTTGGCGCGCATATCGACAATGCCATTCGGGTGAACCCACTGACGCAGGAACGGCTGCGCACGGACCTCTCAATGACGCTGTTTCTAAGCGAGCCGGAAGACTACGACGGCGGTGAATTGGTGATCGAGGATCACTATGGCCACCAGACCGTGAAACTGCCAGCAGGGGATATGATCCTCTATCCGGCCACCAGCCTGCATGAGGTTACCCCCGTTACGCGCGGTGCGCGAGTATCGTCCTTTTTCTGGCTGCAAAGCATGATCCGCTCTGACGCAAACCGCCGCATCCTGTTCGATCTGGATCAGTCGATCCAATCCCTGAGCAACAGCATCGGGGACAATGATCCCGAAACGGTACGCCTCACGGGCATTTACCATAACCTTATCCGCACATGGGCCGAGACCTGA